One part of the Malus sylvestris chromosome 2, drMalSylv7.2, whole genome shotgun sequence genome encodes these proteins:
- the LOC126594266 gene encoding uncharacterized protein LOC126594266 isoform X1, with protein MVLRDHEQVEAMILIHSALSDDKRKVVNSVEAELTNMDLKSISAKSLPDPRTLQKSSHLLGSKVLQVNHTSLYFSLNFLVFCLIAEKIDEGKEKCGLSFATNSSSRRLLKLGSQKRRSWNKAIEAVPVQNQAAAQKLPQKMSQTVMTSIQEADSLGERGGKRKSLMGKEKSRGKAFNWRCLYRYKRVLVMWMQRILK; from the exons ATGGTGCTTCGCGACCACGAACAAGTGGAGGCGATGATCCTGATCCACTCCGCCTTGTCCGACGACAAGCGTAAGGTGGTGAATTCAGTGGAAGCCGAGCTCACCAACATGGACCTCAAATCCATCTCCGCTAAGTCTTTGCCCGACCCGCGTACGCTCCAAAAGTCCTCTCACCTCCTCGGCTCCAAAGTCCTCCAGGTAAATCACACCTCTCTGTATTTCTCgttaaattttcttgttttctgtTTGATTGCTGAGAAAATAGATGAAGGGAAAGAAAAATGTGGTCTTTCGTTTGCGACGAATTCGAGTAGTCGGCGGCTTTTGAAACTTGGCTCACAGAAGCGTCGTTCCTGGAACAAAG CAATTGAAGCTGTCCCTGTTCAAAACCAAGCAGCCGCACAAAAGCTTCCTCAAAAAATGAGTCAAACCGTGATGACAAGCATTCAAGAGGCAGACAGTTTGGGGGAAAGGGGAGGCAAGAGGAAGAGCCTGATGGGAAAAGAGAAAAGCCGGGGCAAAGCCTTCAATTGGAGGTGCCTGTACAG GTACAAAAGGGTCCTCGTGATGTGGATGCAGAGAATATTAAAATGA
- the LOC126594266 gene encoding uncharacterized protein LOC126594266 isoform X2, whose protein sequence is MVLRDHEQVEAMILIHSALSDDKRKVVNSVEAELTNMDLKSISAKSLPDPRTLQKSSHLLGSKVLQVNHTSLYFSLNFLVFCLIAEKIDEGKEKCGLSFATNSSSRRLLKLGSQKRRSWNKGFHRKVMVMPPLHWRSCKLGQLKVGFLSRASCYYHNIQPLNVAIACITHGHDAIIGRLITLMLAARVVGCCQKY, encoded by the exons ATGGTGCTTCGCGACCACGAACAAGTGGAGGCGATGATCCTGATCCACTCCGCCTTGTCCGACGACAAGCGTAAGGTGGTGAATTCAGTGGAAGCCGAGCTCACCAACATGGACCTCAAATCCATCTCCGCTAAGTCTTTGCCCGACCCGCGTACGCTCCAAAAGTCCTCTCACCTCCTCGGCTCCAAAGTCCTCCAGGTAAATCACACCTCTCTGTATTTCTCgttaaattttcttgttttctgtTTGATTGCTGAGAAAATAGATGAAGGGAAAGAAAAATGTGGTCTTTCGTTTGCGACGAATTCGAGTAGTCGGCGGCTTTTGAAACTTGGCTCACAGAAGCGTCGTTCCTGGAACAAAG GCTTTCACAGGAAAGTGATGGTAATGCCCCCCCTCCATTGGAGAAGTTGCAAGTTGGGGCAGCTAAAAGTCGGTTTCCTCAGCAGGGCAAGTTGCTATTATCATAATATTCAACCACTCAATGTTGCTATCGCATGCATAACTCATGGGCATGATGCAATCATAGGCAGATTAATTACTCTGATGTTAGCTGCAAGAGTAGTGGGCTGTTGCCAGAAATACTGA
- the LOC126594266 gene encoding uncharacterized protein LOC126594266 isoform X3 produces the protein MVLRDHEQVEAMILIHSALSDDKRKVVNSVEAELTNMDLKSISAKSLPDPRTLQKSSHLLGSKVLQVNHTSLYFSLNFLVFCLIAEKIDEGKEKCGLSFATNSSSRRLLKLGSQKRRSWNKAVPVQNQAAAQKLPQKMSQTVMTSIQEADSLGERGGKRKSLMGKEKSRGKAFNWRCLYRYKRVLVMWMQRILK, from the exons ATGGTGCTTCGCGACCACGAACAAGTGGAGGCGATGATCCTGATCCACTCCGCCTTGTCCGACGACAAGCGTAAGGTGGTGAATTCAGTGGAAGCCGAGCTCACCAACATGGACCTCAAATCCATCTCCGCTAAGTCTTTGCCCGACCCGCGTACGCTCCAAAAGTCCTCTCACCTCCTCGGCTCCAAAGTCCTCCAGGTAAATCACACCTCTCTGTATTTCTCgttaaattttcttgttttctgtTTGATTGCTGAGAAAATAGATGAAGGGAAAGAAAAATGTGGTCTTTCGTTTGCGACGAATTCGAGTAGTCGGCGGCTTTTGAAACTTGGCTCACAGAAGCGTCGTTCCTGGAACAAAG CTGTCCCTGTTCAAAACCAAGCAGCCGCACAAAAGCTTCCTCAAAAAATGAGTCAAACCGTGATGACAAGCATTCAAGAGGCAGACAGTTTGGGGGAAAGGGGAGGCAAGAGGAAGAGCCTGATGGGAAAAGAGAAAAGCCGGGGCAAAGCCTTCAATTGGAGGTGCCTGTACAG GTACAAAAGGGTCCTCGTGATGTGGATGCAGAGAATATTAAAATGA